Proteins encoded within one genomic window of Jiangella mangrovi:
- a CDS encoding LysR substrate-binding domain-containing protein: MFDPVHLRTFLAVASTLSFTQAAQQLGISQPSVSQHVRRLEEAAGRQLLLRDTRATALTDNGEAMAGFARSILAAHDEAASYFTGTAMRGRLRFGAADDLALAQLPAVLRAFRQLHPRINLELTVTQTRTLMRRLEANQLDLVFIKEFPDETVGRVVRRDRLVWIGLPGTQVRPDEPIPLITYTAPSVSRVTALRVLAESGRSWKITCKTLEVNGVLAAARAGIGVAVFPSSLVPADLQALPASVGLPELGDIDFTLLSNPRSPVEPVEALTSAILGQPFAGRSAAPAAPTPPPTQS, from the coding sequence GTGTTCGATCCGGTGCATCTGCGGACATTCCTGGCGGTGGCGTCGACGCTGAGCTTCACCCAGGCGGCGCAGCAGCTCGGCATCAGCCAGCCCAGCGTCAGCCAGCACGTCCGGCGGCTCGAGGAGGCGGCCGGGCGGCAGCTGCTGCTGCGCGACACCCGGGCTACCGCTCTCACCGACAACGGCGAGGCGATGGCCGGCTTCGCCCGCTCGATCCTCGCCGCCCACGACGAGGCGGCCAGCTACTTCACCGGCACCGCCATGCGCGGCCGGCTCCGTTTCGGCGCCGCCGACGACCTCGCGCTGGCCCAGCTGCCCGCCGTCCTGCGGGCGTTCCGGCAGTTGCACCCGCGCATCAACCTGGAACTCACCGTCACGCAGACGCGCACGCTCATGCGCCGGCTCGAGGCCAACCAGCTCGACCTCGTCTTCATCAAGGAGTTCCCCGACGAGACCGTCGGCCGCGTCGTCCGCCGCGACCGGCTGGTGTGGATCGGCCTGCCCGGCACCCAGGTCCGCCCCGACGAGCCGATCCCGCTCATCACCTACACCGCGCCCTCGGTCAGCCGCGTGACGGCGCTGCGGGTGCTCGCGGAGTCCGGGCGGTCGTGGAAGATCACGTGCAAGACGCTGGAGGTCAACGGCGTCCTGGCGGCGGCGCGGGCGGGCATCGGGGTGGCGGTGTTCCCGAGCAGCCTGGTGCCGGCGGACCTGCAGGCGCTGCCCGCCTCGGTGGGGCTGCCCGAGCTCGGCGACATCGACTTCACGCTGCTGTCCAACCCTCGCTCACCCGTCGAGCCGGTCGAGGCGCTGACGTCGGCGATCCTCGGCCAGCCCTTCGCCGGGCGCTCGGCCGCTCCCGCCGCTCCCACGCCCCCACCCACTCAAAGTTGA
- a CDS encoding sensory rhodopsin transducer, giving the protein MEPIGSTVWVVADGYIPPGSSGDDPALASHESVCILNAGAADATVELWVYFTDREPDGPHVLPVPARRAYHQQLGALGVPAGVDYSVVLHSDVPVVVQHTRLDSRQAANALMSTIAYPAR; this is encoded by the coding sequence GTGGAGCCGATCGGTTCGACGGTCTGGGTGGTCGCCGACGGGTACATCCCGCCCGGCAGCAGCGGCGACGACCCGGCTCTGGCCAGTCACGAGAGCGTCTGCATCCTCAACGCGGGGGCGGCCGACGCGACGGTGGAGCTCTGGGTCTACTTCACCGACCGTGAGCCGGACGGCCCGCACGTCCTGCCGGTCCCGGCGCGGCGGGCGTACCACCAGCAGCTCGGCGCGCTGGGCGTTCCGGCGGGCGTCGACTACAGCGTCGTGCTGCACAGTGACGTGCCGGTGGTGGTGCAGCACACGCGGCTGGACTCGCGGCAGGCCGCGAACGCCCTGATGTCGACCATCGCGTATCCGGCCCGGTGA
- a CDS encoding G5 domain-containing protein, producing the protein MTIDRSRLRALIPVLLLVAAAGSGCGSADAGGGSGGDEELRVAPLAGAPASPTPTPSPTPVVTVETVTETEAVPFERVSVEDDTMDLGTSAVTTAGVAGVRTLVYEVTLTDGVETGRVLVSDEVTTAPVDEVTSVGTYEPPPPPPEPEPEEQAQGLVDAPTQDEGCDPNYTGCVPIASDVDCAGGSGNGPAYTGQVTVVGEDIYGLDADDDGVGCE; encoded by the coding sequence ATGACTATCGATCGATCGCGCCTGCGTGCGCTGATTCCTGTTCTTCTCCTCGTCGCGGCGGCCGGTTCGGGCTGCGGCTCGGCCGATGCCGGCGGCGGTTCCGGCGGCGACGAGGAGTTGCGGGTGGCGCCGCTGGCCGGTGCGCCGGCGAGCCCGACGCCGACACCGTCGCCCACGCCGGTGGTCACCGTCGAGACGGTGACGGAGACCGAGGCGGTCCCGTTCGAGCGGGTCAGCGTCGAGGACGACACCATGGACCTCGGCACGTCCGCCGTCACCACGGCCGGGGTCGCGGGCGTGCGGACGCTGGTCTACGAGGTGACGCTCACGGACGGCGTCGAGACCGGCCGGGTGCTGGTGAGCGACGAGGTCACGACGGCGCCGGTCGACGAGGTGACGTCGGTGGGGACCTACGAGCCGCCGCCACCGCCGCCCGAGCCCGAGCCGGAGGAGCAGGCGCAGGGTCTCGTCGACGCGCCGACGCAGGACGAGGGCTGCGACCCGAACTACACCGGTTGCGTGCCGATCGCGTCCGACGTCGACTGCGCGGGCGGCAGCGGCAACGGGCCGGCGTACACCGGTCAGGTGACCGTCGTCGGTGAGGACATCTACGGCCTGGACGCCGACGACGACGGGGTCGGCTGCGAGTAG
- a CDS encoding zinc-binding dehydrogenase, with protein sequence MVRTRRSELTGPRTSAVRSVELPEPGYGEVLLKVLVSGVCASEVADWTAGEPAVLGHEPVGEVVAVGPDVTAFAAGDLVTGRVDAAFADHATGDVRDLVPVPPGLDPAEAIGEPLGCVVEALRRTRLDTGDRVAVVGTGFMGLVLLQLLRHAGTRQVVAIDPRPDARELALVHGADAAVAPGEAAGTAHDDAFDVVVEASGTAPGLDLATTLVRPHGVLSIMGYHQEPRTVDLRTWNWKAIDVVNAHVRDRDRLRESVRRGLDLVAAGRIDVGALVTHRFALDQVDAAFEALVAKEPGFVKAAIAW encoded by the coding sequence ATGGTGAGGACGCGGCGGAGTGAGCTGACCGGGCCGCGGACGTCGGCCGTGCGGTCCGTGGAGCTGCCGGAGCCCGGGTACGGCGAGGTCCTGCTGAAGGTCCTGGTCAGCGGGGTATGTGCGAGCGAGGTCGCCGACTGGACGGCCGGCGAGCCTGCGGTCTTGGGGCACGAGCCGGTGGGCGAGGTCGTCGCCGTCGGGCCCGATGTGACGGCGTTCGCGGCGGGCGACCTCGTCACCGGCCGCGTCGACGCCGCGTTCGCCGACCACGCCACCGGCGACGTGCGCGACCTCGTCCCGGTGCCGCCCGGCCTGGACCCGGCCGAGGCCATCGGCGAGCCGCTCGGCTGCGTCGTCGAGGCGCTGCGCCGGACCCGCCTCGACACCGGCGACCGGGTCGCCGTCGTCGGGACCGGGTTCATGGGGCTGGTGCTGCTGCAGCTCCTGCGGCACGCGGGGACCCGGCAGGTCGTGGCGATCGACCCGCGGCCGGACGCGCGCGAGCTGGCCCTGGTGCACGGCGCGGACGCCGCGGTGGCGCCTGGCGAGGCCGCGGGTACTGCGCACGACGACGCCTTCGACGTCGTCGTCGAGGCGTCCGGCACCGCACCCGGCCTCGACCTCGCGACGACACTGGTCCGCCCGCACGGCGTGCTGTCGATCATGGGCTACCACCAGGAGCCGCGCACCGTCGACCTGCGAACGTGGAACTGGAAGGCCATCGACGTCGTCAACGCCCACGTCCGCGACCGCGACCGCCTACGCGAGAGCGTCCGGCGCGGCCTCGACCTCGTGGCCGCCGGCCGCATCGACGTCGGCGCGCTGGTCACTCACCGCTTCGCCCTCGACCAGGTGGACGCCGCCTTCGAGGCGCTGGTCGCCAAGGAGCCCGGCTTCGTCAAGGCCGCCATCGCCTGGTGA
- a CDS encoding SDR family NAD(P)-dependent oxidoreductase encodes MWPETVAVTGAGSGIGRAVLLAAASRGARVAALDVDESAATAAAAAARAAGAPDAVAVACDVSSEASVATAFAAVADAVGDPSAVFANAGIEVNGSLHEFPAADWERVVAVNLVGVFLTCREALRRLVAAGRGGSVVCTSSPAAFVGHSGGGNSAYAASKGGVSAFVRSAALDYAPHGIRVNAVVPGATETAMLTAGGADLDRIRAAAATQVPLGRLGRPDEVAAAVLWLLSDESSYVTGSHLVCDGGLMAKSANDF; translated from the coding sequence ATGTGGCCTGAGACGGTCGCCGTCACCGGCGCGGGCTCCGGCATCGGCCGGGCGGTCCTGCTGGCGGCAGCTTCCCGCGGAGCCCGGGTGGCGGCCCTCGACGTGGACGAATCGGCGGCGACGGCGGCAGCTGCGGCCGCGCGGGCGGCAGGTGCGCCCGACGCCGTGGCGGTCGCATGTGACGTCTCGTCGGAGGCATCGGTGGCGACGGCGTTCGCGGCGGTGGCCGACGCCGTCGGCGACCCGAGTGCGGTGTTCGCCAACGCCGGCATCGAGGTCAACGGCTCCTTGCACGAGTTCCCGGCCGCGGACTGGGAGCGCGTCGTCGCCGTCAACCTGGTCGGCGTGTTCCTGACCTGCCGCGAGGCGCTGCGCCGGCTGGTCGCGGCCGGCCGCGGCGGCTCCGTCGTCTGCACGTCGTCGCCGGCCGCGTTCGTCGGTCACTCCGGCGGCGGCAACAGCGCCTACGCGGCGTCGAAGGGCGGGGTGTCGGCGTTCGTCCGGTCCGCGGCGCTGGACTACGCGCCGCACGGCATCCGCGTCAACGCCGTCGTGCCCGGCGCCACCGAGACGGCGATGCTGACCGCCGGCGGCGCGGACCTGGACCGGATCCGGGCCGCCGCCGCGACGCAGGTCCCCCTCGGGCGGCTCGGCCGGCCCGACGAGGTGGCCGCGGCGGTGCTGTGGCTGCTGTCCGACGAGTCGTCGTACGTCACCGGGTCCCACCTGGTCTGCGACGGCGGCCTGATGGCGAAGAGCGCCAACGACTTCTGA
- a CDS encoding plasmid stabilization protein → MPRGQWSNKRERQYEHIKEGLEDRDYSEDRAEEIAARTVNKERARSGEAKEKSRSSVDDISSGRRGGLRSGKGPGGRTKQQLYNEAKDKGIKGRSKMTKKELEKAVGR, encoded by the coding sequence ATGCCGAGAGGGCAGTGGAGCAACAAGCGCGAGCGGCAGTACGAGCACATCAAGGAAGGCCTCGAGGACCGCGACTACAGCGAGGACCGGGCCGAGGAGATCGCCGCGCGCACCGTGAACAAGGAGCGGGCGCGTTCCGGCGAGGCCAAGGAGAAGAGCCGCTCGTCCGTCGACGACATCTCGTCCGGGCGCCGTGGCGGTCTGCGCTCCGGCAAGGGCCCCGGCGGCCGCACGAAGCAGCAGCTCTACAACGAGGCCAAGGACAAGGGCATCAAGGGCCGCTCGAAGATGACCAAGAAGGAACTGGAGAAGGCGGTCGGCCGCTGA
- a CDS encoding GntR family transcriptional regulator, whose translation MTGLGLRRVPSLSRREHVAEILREAITSGRLKPGDRLIELDLAAELGTSRAPIREALRQLEQEGLVASYPYRGSEVLGVSQDEVEQVLVPIRITLERFAFGKALDKLAPGDLDELQGMVDDMLVAASGGEAERLADLDIRFHELVITRSEQRHCLQMWKTIQPRVRAYFRRDAPAHSDPAEVARQHQELLDVIRAGDREAVLDAVERHIHIHLAPGGSDGDDVA comes from the coding sequence ATGACCGGGCTGGGCTTGCGACGGGTACCGAGCCTGTCGCGGCGCGAGCACGTCGCCGAGATCCTGCGCGAGGCGATCACCAGTGGCCGGCTCAAGCCCGGCGACCGGCTGATCGAGCTCGACCTCGCCGCGGAGCTCGGCACCAGCCGCGCCCCCATCCGCGAGGCGCTGCGCCAGCTCGAGCAGGAGGGGCTGGTCGCGTCCTACCCGTACCGCGGCAGCGAGGTGCTGGGCGTCTCGCAGGACGAGGTCGAGCAGGTCCTGGTGCCGATCCGGATCACGCTCGAGCGGTTCGCGTTCGGCAAGGCACTGGACAAGCTCGCCCCCGGCGACCTCGACGAGCTGCAGGGAATGGTCGACGACATGCTGGTGGCGGCGTCCGGCGGCGAGGCCGAACGGCTGGCCGACCTCGACATCCGCTTCCACGAACTGGTCATCACCCGCTCCGAGCAGCGGCACTGCCTGCAGATGTGGAAGACCATCCAGCCGCGGGTGCGCGCCTACTTCCGCCGCGACGCGCCGGCGCACTCCGACCCCGCCGAGGTGGCACGGCAGCACCAGGAGCTGCTCGACGTCATCCGCGCCGGCGACCGCGAGGCCGTGCTGGACGCCGTCGAGCGGCACATCCACATCCACCTCGCGCCCGGCGGTTCGGACGGCGACGATGTGGCCTGA
- a CDS encoding DUF1304 domain-containing protein has product MTVVAWVFAVVAGIFHLAAFVMESILFDRPAVQRRFGVDAASAAGVGPWAFNQGFYNLALAAGALVGVITWAADHETVGRTLIVFSCAAMVLAGIVLLASQRRLWQSALGQAVPPAIAIVATLAT; this is encoded by the coding sequence ATGACGGTTGTCGCGTGGGTCTTCGCGGTGGTGGCCGGGATCTTCCACCTCGCGGCGTTCGTGATGGAGAGCATCCTGTTCGACCGGCCGGCCGTGCAGCGGCGCTTCGGCGTCGACGCCGCCTCGGCCGCCGGCGTCGGGCCGTGGGCGTTCAACCAGGGCTTCTACAACCTGGCGCTCGCGGCCGGCGCGCTGGTCGGCGTCATCACCTGGGCGGCGGACCACGAGACGGTCGGCAGGACGCTGATCGTCTTCAGTTGCGCCGCCATGGTGCTCGCCGGGATCGTGCTGCTGGCGTCGCAGCGACGGCTCTGGCAGTCCGCGCTCGGCCAGGCCGTGCCGCCGGCGATCGCGATCGTGGCGACGCTCGCCACCTGA
- a CDS encoding MFS transporter, whose translation MRPAPVALHPSSQAHSDTRPVAPPLADDQQHRSHWRDTFASLRVRNYRLYVTSQVLTNTCGWMQRVAQDWLILSLTGNVAWVGLTVSLQLAPMLVFGLWGGVVADRFDKRRLLMITQSLIALSALVLGTLTLLGAIEPWHVLAAAAFTGLAIVIDNPARQAFVPEVAGHQHLRNAISINSTVFQIGALVGPALAAVGIALVGEGWSFIVNAMAGVTAVVLLVMMRASELSAAPAIARTRGQLREGLRYVGEKPAILWSTVLVGFVAITGINLATVLAAYADDVFDIGSAGYGLLNSCLAAGAVAGALASTRRRSLRLRTLVYTSGVLGVLLMVAGVIAWLPLFCVVLVAVGATSLLYLTGGNTLVQTSVTATMRGRVMALYILVLFGAQAGSGTLIGWLAHEFGAHLAMIVSGAGPLLGAVVVGTVLARKGRLTTRLILRDRPGRGVLYVVPRDSVPAASASLTPGLLSRGLRDRSRSTHPAERRRRRQSRVVPGRTHTRQHTDRSWTRTGRRPR comes from the coding sequence GTGAGACCGGCGCCCGTCGCCCTTCACCCGTCCTCACAAGCCCACTCAGATACCCGCCCGGTCGCGCCGCCCCTCGCGGACGACCAGCAGCACCGGTCGCACTGGCGCGACACCTTCGCCTCGCTTCGGGTACGCAACTACCGTCTCTACGTCACCTCTCAGGTCCTGACCAACACGTGCGGCTGGATGCAGCGCGTCGCGCAGGACTGGCTCATCCTCAGCCTGACCGGCAACGTCGCCTGGGTCGGGCTCACCGTCAGCCTCCAGCTCGCCCCGATGCTCGTGTTCGGCCTCTGGGGCGGCGTCGTCGCCGACCGCTTCGACAAGCGCAGGCTGCTGATGATCACGCAGTCGCTGATCGCGCTGTCCGCCCTGGTGCTCGGGACGCTCACGCTGCTCGGCGCCATCGAGCCGTGGCACGTCCTGGCCGCGGCCGCCTTCACCGGCCTCGCGATCGTCATCGACAACCCGGCGCGGCAGGCGTTCGTGCCGGAGGTCGCCGGGCATCAGCACCTGCGCAACGCCATCAGCATCAACTCGACGGTGTTCCAGATCGGCGCGCTCGTCGGCCCGGCCCTGGCCGCCGTCGGCATCGCGCTGGTCGGCGAGGGCTGGTCGTTCATCGTCAACGCCATGGCCGGGGTCACCGCCGTCGTGCTGCTGGTGATGATGCGCGCGTCCGAGCTCTCGGCCGCGCCCGCCATCGCCCGCACCCGCGGCCAGCTGCGAGAGGGCCTGCGCTACGTCGGCGAGAAGCCGGCCATCCTGTGGTCGACCGTGCTGGTCGGCTTCGTCGCGATCACCGGCATCAACCTCGCCACCGTCCTGGCCGCCTACGCCGACGACGTGTTCGACATCGGGTCCGCGGGCTACGGCCTGCTCAACTCGTGTCTGGCCGCCGGCGCCGTGGCGGGCGCGCTCGCCTCGACCCGGCGCAGGAGCCTGCGGCTTCGCACGCTCGTCTACACCTCGGGCGTGCTCGGCGTCCTGCTGATGGTCGCCGGGGTGATCGCCTGGCTGCCGCTGTTCTGCGTGGTGCTGGTCGCCGTCGGCGCGACGTCGCTGCTGTACCTCACCGGCGGCAACACCCTGGTCCAGACGTCGGTCACGGCCACCATGCGCGGGCGGGTCATGGCGCTGTACATCCTGGTGCTGTTCGGCGCGCAGGCCGGCTCCGGCACGCTCATCGGCTGGCTGGCGCACGAGTTCGGCGCCCACCTCGCCATGATCGTCAGCGGCGCCGGGCCGCTGCTGGGCGCCGTCGTGGTCGGGACGGTCCTCGCCCGGAAGGGACGCCTCACCACGCGGCTCATCCTGCGCGACCGGCCCGGCCGCGGCGTGCTGTACGTCGTCCCGCGCGACTCGGTGCCGGCGGCGTCCGCGTCGCTGACCCCGGGGCTGCTCAGCCGGGGCCTGCGGGACCGCTCCCGCTCGACGCATCCGGCCGAACGACGGCGACGGCGGCAGTCCCGCGTCGTGCCCGGCCGGACGCACACCCGGCAGCACACCGACCGGTCGTGGACCCGGACCGGACGCCGTCCGCGCTGA